One segment of Terriglobales bacterium DNA contains the following:
- a CDS encoding ABC transporter permease, whose amino-acid sequence MNGKTFLALLARDVHVARRNLVPLLFQTFLQPLLFVFIFGRVMVGSGYLPAAYKSLLLPGIMAISMVFTGIWAVAMPLIAEFQFTREIEDRLLAPIAISWVAVEKVVAGLVQAVVAGLVVIPLAWIILRPGLELHLANPLLFVCITVLVAGFSACGGLALGCSVDQQHIGLMFSLVLTPMMFFGCTYYPWSALDKFPILQKGVLLNPLTYASEGLRATLVPQSSHLPVPLILVALAAFDVLLFVVGLRQFHKKAVS is encoded by the coding sequence ATGAATGGTAAAACCTTCCTGGCGCTGTTGGCCCGCGATGTACACGTGGCCCGGCGCAATCTGGTTCCTCTGTTGTTCCAGACTTTTCTGCAACCGCTGCTGTTCGTTTTTATTTTCGGGCGCGTCATGGTGGGCAGCGGTTATCTTCCGGCTGCTTACAAGAGCCTGCTGCTTCCCGGCATCATGGCCATCAGCATGGTATTCACGGGAATCTGGGCCGTCGCCATGCCCCTGATCGCAGAATTCCAGTTCACCCGCGAAATTGAAGATCGCCTTCTGGCCCCCATCGCGATCTCCTGGGTTGCAGTGGAAAAGGTGGTGGCCGGTCTCGTCCAGGCTGTGGTCGCCGGCTTAGTCGTGATTCCGCTGGCATGGATTATTCTTCGGCCCGGATTGGAGTTGCATCTTGCCAATCCACTGCTCTTTGTCTGCATTACGGTGCTGGTTGCTGGGTTCTCAGCCTGCGGAGGCCTTGCGCTGGGTTGCAGCGTGGACCAGCAGCACATCGGCCTGATGTTCAGCCTGGTCTTGACCCCGATGATGTTTTTTGGCTGCACCTACTATCCCTGGAGCGCGCTCGACAAATTTCCCATCCTGCAGAAAGGTGTTCTCCTCAACCCGCTCACCTATGCCAGCGAAGGATTGCGGGCAACGCTGGTGCCCCAGTCCTCGCACCTGCCGGTTCCGTTGATTCTGGTGGCCTTGGCGGCATTCGATGTTCTGTTGTTTGTAGTCGGTCTTCGCCAGTTCCATAAAAAAGCCGTCAGCTAG